The sequence tgtcaagacattaggcaattagtctactgtaccccggaatacaaaaataaacttcagaaagacagaaagtttgttgtactgtattctgtagtctgtattctgtagtctcaatgaTCGAATCAGTAGAaccctgttgtcagttgagttggttaaattcatttattgtaggctagtagcctaggcaaatatgaaacggagatgtaacgtaccggcgggattttgaacttgcatgtttcatgcattttagggcaaaaaataccatgggattgatgtgttctgcatttgaggaacgtaatcaattgcggacgtgcacagacagctcagacacagagcacatataggcctaggttaggctactttcactttctagagcgcattacgtaaaagatgcttcatacaaaaacaacgatcaaacattatcaaatgtatcatgacgtgttgtcacaaagacttactccaattagaaaatcgaaaccaaaatcatgtaagtgtaattgttctctcattgacgtcTGTAGGTCTATAAGGAAAATGCGATTTCAGTTTGTAAaatgtaccccccccccttccccaacTGAATTAGTCCCCCTATGTGAAGCACTGAAGGggggaatcccccccccccaatgaaattaatgaaaaatgaattttaggCTTAAAATTAGCTTCATGTGTTCCACTGAACATTATAATAAGTGGGTTCACAATGTGTGGGGCTGTGCTAAACCtgaccataaggctactttggccagagttcaaagtaaaaatgtattgagacaaGGTAGCATCCCATCAGGGTTATCTCAAcatagtatctatctatctatctctatctatctatttctcctTCAAGAGCTTTTAGATCTAAGAGAAGTGCTTGAGTACAGAGTTTGATAAAATGATGAAAGatttgcgtctgtgtgtgtatgtgtctgtgtgtgttcacgtgtgtgtgtgtgtccgtgtgggtgtgtgtccgtgtgtgttccATGACCTATTATATAAAgaatggtacaatataccgGCCAAAGATTTCTGAGCAGCCGCATAGCGTTCAAGACTCTGACTTTTTTGGAGTGGGAGATGACTAAATGGACATTCAATAAAGaaagttgggctaaccacaactactcaagcaagcagtaaaccTAATAACCAAAatgttaccaaatatatttgcattattgtattttggcaagtacgtTTTAAAATGCTACAACAAAATTGTCTGATAtcccatgactttgccccaaaattataaaattccctgactttccatgtctggaatagactttccaaaattccatgatattccagaaattccatgacccgtgggaacccagCTTCAGCtgtagtgggtgtgtgtgtgtgtgtgtgcgtgtgtgtgtctgtgtgtgcgcgtgtgtcatACCATATGTGTATCTTATAGAATGCAACCTTCAGCTGTgtagtggtggtgctggtggtgtgtgtgtgtgtgtgtgtgtgtgtgtgtaggtgtctgtgtgtgtgtgtgtgtgtgtcataccatATGTGTATCTTATAGAATGCAACCTTCAGCTGTgtagtggtggtgctggtggtgtgtgtgtgtgtgtgtgtgtgtgtgtgtgtcataccatATGTGTATCTTATAGAATGCAACCTTCAgctgtgtagtggtggtgtgtacagtatgtgtgtgtgtgtgtgtgtgtgtgtgtgtgtgtgtgtgtgtgtgtgtatcttacaGGCTGCTCCCTCAgtggtgtgtgtacatctgtggtGTTGGCTCTGGGGGTCCTCAGCGCTGCTTTGATCCTCGTGGTTCTAGTTCTGGTTCTGACCAAACACAAAGATGGACTCCACTCAGGTAACCTAGGAAACCCGACACATCAGCCAGAACATGAGTCTCTATTAGATATCTAATTTAAAAGTGCTATTTTTTATCATAAtaatcaccatcatcattgTCATCACCATAATGAAACGCTTTTCATGCCTTAAGATCTTAAAAGTTAGCTGAACTCAGAGTGCCCTATCACCCCACACAGCTGAACTCTATCACCCCACACAGCTGAACTCAGAGTGCCCCATCACCCCACACAGCTGAACTCAGAGTGCCCCATCACCCCACACAGCTGAACTCTATCACCCCACACAGCTGAACTCAGAGTGCCCCATCACCCCACACAGCTGAACTCTATTACCCCACACAGCTGAACTCAGAGTGCCCCATCACCCCACACAGCTGAACTCTATCACCCCACACAGCTGAACTCAGAGTGCCCTATCACCCCACACAGCTGAACTCAGAGTGCCCTATCACCCCACACAGCTGAACTCAGAGTGCCCTATCACCCCACACAGTTGAACTCTATCACCCCACACAGCTGAGTGCCCTATCACCCCACACAGCTGAACTCAAAGTGCCCTATCACCCCACCCAGCTGAACTCTATTACCCCACACAGCTGAACTCAGAGTGCCCTATCACCCCACGCAGTTGAGTGCCCTATCGTGCACCCCACACAACGTGCCATAAAGTGCGATGCAAGTGCGATGCCAGGCAGTGATGAATTTTTAGCCTGATGCACTTCCATCAAACATAACGCCCATGGATGTGTCAATGAACGAACATAGGCCTGGCGCTTGATCTAAAAATCGCCATCTTACACCCACTAAAAATCATTATGGGATGTAAGCAGCCCTATAAAGTCCCAGTTTTTATCAGGCTATGTTGTGGATTGTTACCGCTTgttagtcaatagtgaaagtaaataactTAGATCTGCTTTGGCATTGCCTATGAGACCTGTGAAGTTAGGGTCAGTTCagtttgcctatgagttcaagtaataggcgagtgcagaatgcatgtaacctgactctcgccagatgaacttcgttccgcctagctccactcatccatctgggatcgatccattggagtggtgcttcagaaggctgggccttaatcaaaaatccttgcatatgattggataagccacttgtccgtcatctattgacatgctacttcaaccactcacctcgaagccaacccgtgacgctgagaacagtcccacagtcgcttctacgctatgtcacatctatgaaactcccgccctgcgtcctgattggctctaccataaaatctggtgccgaaatcactctcaacggaagcgatcccagatggatgtgagtggagctaggcggaacgaaattcatctggcgagagtcaggttagaatGCATGTAGACAATACTCTGCTACTCACGCATAGGAAATAGTAGCCTACTAGAGCAattgtgcaagcagattccttcagatATGTTGACTGTCTGTTGACTGTCTGTTGACTGTCTGTTGACTGCTTGCTCTTAACGGGAATGACAGATGCCATTCTCATTGGTATAAAGGATGTTACACCCataactgattaagaaacataagaacaactcTTTTGAACAATGCGCCCAGCTTTTGTTTCACAAAATCACACCGTTAACTAGCAAATGTGGACTAGACACACATTAAATGTCTTTAAACTTTGCGCCTCTGACCAGACATTTCAGATCACCAAGATAGGGCCCAGAGTAACAGCTGATAGCTCGTCATCATCCCTGCACTGATCTCATCATCAAGTTTAAAAACATGTCATTCAGATGTTTCCCTGATTCCCTACCCAGATCCTGGTGATGAGACACAGTCTCCTCCTGAGCAGGTGAGTCTCATTAGCACCTGGTTGATGTCCATCGTGTCTCATGTTTCATGTAGAGTTTAATGAAGCTACTTAGTAACAGCATCCTCTCATCTCTTAGTAACAGCATCCTCTCTTGTCTCTTAGTAACAGCATCCTCTCATCTCTTAGTAACAGCATCCTTTTGTCTCTTAGTAACAGCATCCTCTCTTGTCTCTTAGTAACAACATCCTCTCTCATCACTTAGTAACAACATCCTCTCTTGTCTCTTAGTGACAGCATCTTCTCATCTCTTAGTAACAGCATCCTCCCTTGTCCCTTAGTAACAgcatcctctctcatctcttagtAACAGCATCCTCTCTTATTTCTTAGTAACAGCATCCTCTCTTGTCTCTTAGTCACAGCATCCTGTTGTCTCTTAGTAACAGCATCAGTCCcctgtgtttgctgtgtttcAGGAGTCCGGCGTGCTGAGATATTCAGCTCTGGGATTGgctgagagggaggagaggaggcggaCCTTCCACAGAGAGGACACAGAGTCACGCGTGTTTTACTTTGCTGCAAGATAAAGACTCAAACTACATCATACGTGTGCACTGACGCTGATGATTTTACTATTACACATTGTTAGTATTAAATTAGTGTAGTTTGGTTTACTACTTTAAACTTTTGTACCTTGTACCAGTTTACCATTAAAATATACTGTGCTTTAATTGGTGTGTggagaaatctctctctctctctctctctctctctctctctgctcctccactACCTGTGCCTGCTCCCCCATCACATGAATTAGGTGTTAGATGGTGACTCATGTATCAGCTAGACATCAGAAACACAAGTCCTCCTGTGGCCTGTTGGGGGCGCTATAGAGGGTAGATGGTGGTGGAGCTATAGACCCATCTCTTATCAGTGTGTGGGGCTTTCTAAAAACAAGATGAGGACATGACAGTGACTCTATGGTGTCCCACAACATACATGATGAGGACATGACAGTGATTCTATGGTCTCCAACATACATGATGTGTCACAAGCAAGACCATTATGAACCCAGATGTGGACACAGAGACAGGAATTGCGTTTCGGTATCTTTAATAACaggcccaacacacacagtcagttgtCTTGTAGACCAGAGTTTGTGAAATCAGCAACAGTCTATTCACAAAGTAAATGTAGCCTCGCTACTCACGAAAAGGTAACACAAAAAGTTCCAGTGAAAGTCTGTAATCCTCCTGGTCAGAAAGTCCACAAAACATCAGGCAGAATCAAATCCAAAGACAGTCCAGAGATCGCTAACCAGGAAAATCGAACAATACAAGTGCCAGCGTGGCCATATGGCCAGCGTGATAACTCGGCAAGCTAGAAGCTGAGTGAGCCTGTTTAAATGCAGCAGTCAATCAGGCAACCAGGGACAGGTGTACAGGTGGGCAAGAGGAAAATATGGAACGGACTTCAGGGCATGGCATAGGACAAACGAAGGCAGACCGAGCAAAGCAGCCGAGAGCAAAACACGGATCACGACCGAGAGGGGCCGGGCTGGATCGTGACATGATGAGGATATGACAGTGATTCTATGGTCTCCAACATACATGATGAGGATATGACAGTGACTCTATGGTGTCCCACAACATACATGATGAGGATATGACAGTGATTCTATGGTCTCCAACATACATGATGAGGACATGACAGTGACTCTATGGTCTCCCACAACATACATGATGAGGACATGACAGTGACTCTATGGTCTCCCACAACATACATGATGAGGACATGACAGTGATTCTATGGTCTCCAACATACATGATGAGGACATGACAGTGACTCTATGGTGTCCCACAACATACATGATGAGGACATGACAGTGATTCTATGGTCTCCAACATACATGATGAGGACATGACAGTGACTGTATGGTGTCCCACAACATACATGATGAGGACATGACAGTGACTCTATGGTGTCCCACAACATACATGATGAGGACATGACAGTGATTCTATGGTCCCACAACATACATGATGAGGACATGACAGTGACTCTATGGTGTCCCACAACATACATGATGAGGACATGACAGTGACTCTATGGTCACCAACATACATGATGAGGACATGATAACAGTGACTCTATGGTCTCCCACACACATGATGAGGATATGATAACAGTGACTCTATGGTCACCAACATACATGATGAGGACATGATAACAGTGATTCTATGGTCTCCCACAACATACAAGTTGCAGCTGCTTTGGAGCTCTGAATCTTAACAACTTTACACGAATAAACACCTCTGATGATGTCATGATTTGGACACACCACATCATGTGGACACAGCATGAGAAAAACAAGGGacattaaagaagccctatgcagggacattaaagaagccctatgcagggaCATTAAGGTCACATGTGCTGTCTGGATATTGGCTTCCTGTCCTGCagctctaagtgtgtgtgtgtgtgtgtgtgtgtgtgtgtgggtgtatggtgGTGAGAGAGTTTAAAGACCAAAACAGAGACCACAGTACTTTTCCACTGCATATAAACccaaacaaaagcacacacacaaacacacacttcacacaggcacttcacacagatacacacacacttcacacagatGCACTGAAATGACCCTTGCAGTTGCTGGTTTACGAAGGtccacacaccacatcacactaCAGCTTGAACAGTAGGTGTGCGTGAGATGTGCGTTAGTTTCTTATGTTACCCACGATATTCTTGAGCCAACAATGGGCGTTGCCATGACACCTAAGCATTCAGAAATCCATTAGTATTATTTCTGACTGAAGCTGTGTTGAGTGAGACTGCACTAAGTTCTCCTGTACACAGAATGGATGAAGCTGTGTTGAGTGAGACTGCACTAAGTTCTCCTGTGTTGAGTGAGACTGCACTAAGTTCTCCTGTACACAGAATGGATGAAGCTGTGTTTAGTGAGACTGCACTAAGTTCTCCTGTACACAGAATGGATGAAGCTGTGTTTAGTGAGACTGCACTAAGTTCTCCTGTACACAGAATGGATGAAGCTGTGTTGAGTGAGACTGCACTAAGTTCTCCTGTGTTGAGTGAGACTGCACTAAGTTCTCCTGTACACAGAATGGATGAAGCTGTGTTGAGTGAGACTGCACTAAGTTCTCCTGTACACAGAATGGGCGGAAGTAGAGTCATGAGTAAGATGGATAGATGAGGTGCAGTTGAGTGAACTGAACTATACTAAGACATTAACCAGATTACTCTATCTGAAACACAACTTTACACAACTCTGCCCCCTAGCCCTggttagcttcagccagttAGCTACAGCTATCATAGTGACCGGAAGCTTGTTTCCTAAACTTGCAGCTGGTTTCTTTCATGTATCAGTGGTTTAGTTGTTATGATCACCAGTGTAATGTTTCGTTGTTATGGTCATCAGGGTTGTTATGGCGGAGTGGTTTGGTTGTTATGGTAATCAGGGTTGTTATGGTGGAGTGGTTTCGTTGTTATGGTCATCAGGGTTGTTATGGCGGAGTGGTTTGGTTGTTATGGTCTTCAGGGTTGTTATGGTGGAGTGGTTTGGTTGTTATGGTCACCATGGGAGTTGTTTAGTTGTAATGGTCACCAGTGGCATCTCTAGCCCAGACCACTGGCATTTCATTATCATGACAACTTTTTCATTCCTGGGCACTGGTGGTTAGTATTGCGTTGGCCATAtgtatgtgcgcatgtgtggtGGACACAGACAGAGTGGGTGGACGTTTGTAATCATCACGCCCTCTTTTCGTTATCATCAAGTCAGACCCACCATCACAACCTCATTCCATTAAAGCCACTGCTGCAGAGTTCAACAGACCACTctacgctctctctcacacacacacacacacacacacacttcaacagaCCACTctacgctctcacacacacacacacacacttcaacagaCCACTctacgctctcacacacacacacacacacatacacacccccttTCCACTAAAGTCACTCCGTCAGTGCACATTAGACCTATtcactccctccacacacacacacacacttaacacacgcGATGGTGGAGGAATCTTTATCTGGCCAGCTTCTCTACATGATGGGtgagtacagtagcctacttagtATTCAGGGATAAATAAGTTGCTAGTGCCTTAGACTGTGATGGGTGAGTAGCCTACTTAGTAATCAGGGATAAATAAGTTGCTAGTGGCTTAGACTGTGATGGGTGAGTAGCCTACTTAGTAATCAGGGATAAATAAGTTGCTAGTGCCTTAGACTGTGATGGGTGAGTAGCCTACTTAGTAATCAGGGATAAATAAGTTGCTAGTGGCTTAGACTGTGATGGGTGAGTAGCCTACTTAGTAATCAGGGATAAATAAGTTGCTAGTGCCTTAGACTGTGATGGGTGAGTAGCCTACTTAGTAATCAGGGATAAATAAGTTGCTAGTGGCTTAGACTGTGATGGGTGAGTAGCCTACTTAGTAATCAGGGATAAATAAGTTGCTAGTGCCTTAGACTGTGATGGGTGAGTAGCCTACTTAGTAATCAGGGATAAATAAGTTGCTAGTGGCTTAGACTGTGATGGGTGAGTAGCCTACTTAGTAATCAGGGATAAATAAGTTGCTAGTGGCTTAGACTGTGATGGGTGAGTAGCCTACTTAGTAATCAGGGATAAATAAGTTGCTAGTGGCTTAGACTGTGTCCAGACTGTGTGATGTAATACCACATGGGTACTGAGGAGCTGTGgtcgtaatgtgtgtgtgtagtgtgtgtgtaatgtgtgtgtagtgtgtgtgtgctcagtaaAGGAAGCCTTCAGAATACCATGTGCAGCCACATTGTACTCGCTGTGTACTTCTGGGACAATCAGAACACacttctgtgtgcgtgcgtgcgtgcgtatatgcctgtgtgtgtgtgttaggtgtgctGCTGGCTGTgttctccatgtccatgtccacCTCAGTGGTGGTGCGTGAGGGTCAGTCGGTCCAGATGAACTGTTCATTTGACGTAAAGGAGACGGGATTCACCTCAGTCACCTGGCTGAGACAGACCGACCAGTCCACTCCAGTGTCCATCCTCACAGCTTTGTATAACTACCAGAAGAATGATGCAAGGAAAGCAAATTACCACAATGGATTCAGCAGCAAACGCTTCACATGGACTATAGTGGCCAACAGCATCTACACGTTACAGATCAgagatgtgagtgtgtctgactCTGGACTTTACTACTGTGGGATGCAGCCTGTGGACCACATGGTCTATCACAATGCCACCTACTTAACCATCACAGGTAACCATTACCTTtcttacactgtgtgtgtgtgtgtgtgtgtgtgtgtgtgtgtgtgtgtgtgtttgagtgtgtgtgtggtgtgtgtgtgtgtgtgtgtgtgtgtatgtatgtatgtgtgtgtgtgtgtgtgtgtgcgactgcatgcatgtgtttgtgcattcatgtgtgtgtgtgactgcatgcatgtgtttgtgcattcatgtgtgtgtgtgactgcatgcatgtgtgtgggcattcatgtgtgtgtgtgtgtgtgtgtgactgcatgcatgtgtgagtagattcatgtgtgtttgtgtgtgactgcatgcatatgtgagtgcattcatgtgtgtgtgcgtgtgagtagtTGGAAACATCGTTTTGATTCCTGTTATTGTCTTTCTGCATCTGTAGATCAGACTGACGCTGAACCTACAGAGAAAGTAAAGGAGGAAGGtatgttagtctgtgtgtgtgtgtgtgtatgtgagtctgtgtgtgtgcgtgtgtgtatgtgagtctgtgtgtgtgtgtgtgtgtgtgcgggctttCTGCTGATTCACAATAGATGCAACGTTGCTTTATTAAAAAGGAGAGGCAGTGTTGAGCATAAAGCTTGAATCATTTCTCCTTCAAGAGCTTTTAGATCTAAGAGAAGTGCTTGAAAACATAATGAGTTGGATAAAGAGATGAAAgatttgcatctgtgtgtgtgtgtgtccgcgtgtacagtatgtgtccgtgtgtgtgtgtgtgtgtctgtgagtgtgtgtgtgtatgtgtccatgtgtgtgtttgggtgtgtgtttgggtgtgtgtgtgtgtgtgtatgtgtgtgtacgtaaaaCAAATACAAGACAAAAAGAGGCTGTTGAAGAGGCACGAACGTGATGGCCTGCTGTAGTTCACATTTGCTAAAGTATCACACATTGCTAGATCAGATTTTTAAATATCACACATTACTAGATCAGATTAAAATATCGCACATTACTAgatcatatttttaaaatttcACACATTACTAGATCATATTTTTAAATATCACACATTACTAGATCAGATTAAAATATTGCACATTACTAAATATCACACATTACTAgatcagatttttaaaatatCACACATTATtatatcagatttttaaaatatCACACATTTTTGATTTATGTTACGATATTGCATTTGTATATAAAAGCCACGCATCACATATTTCATGAGCAGCCTGTGACGAGTCCTCGTATTAGATCTGTTACCTGTAATCTGTCTGCACTTGCATTAGCAGGTTCTCTTCCTGCGGGACGGTTCTGCAGTGGGGTGTGTGGAACCGTGGTTCTAGTCCTGGGGGTTCTCAGCGCTGTTCTCAATGTGGTGCTGTTCATCCTGATCCTGACCAAACACAGAGGTGGACTCAGACAGAACACGGGTGCGTCAGATATTAATATCTTATGTTCAAAACTTTGATAAAGgcttgcttgtatgtgtgtgtgtgtgtgtgtgtgtgtgtggtgcgtttATGTCTTGTAATTAGTCAGATAGCATTTAAAGTGACTTTACTGTAGACTTGACCATTTAAATGTGTTTAGCAGAAGTCCATTTAGATATCATGAGCAAGGACAGATAACCATACAGTATACCATTTCCACTTGTTGCCCAGCGTAGTGCATAAGTCCGTCTGTTGGGGCACAATGACATCTGAAACAGGAAATAAATACAATATTCATCTGAAACACTGAATAAATACAATATTTACCTGAAACACCGAATAAATACAATATTTACCTGAAGTGCTCCTGTTCAGATGCCAGCTGGATTCTCATAGTGTGTTGAGCTCCTGTTAACTTCAGAGTTTTTTTAAGGATCTCCATATTGTGTGTTTAGAGATTTAAAGATCTCCATATTGTGTGTTTAGAGATTTAAGGATCTCCATATTGTGTGTTTAGAGATTTAAGGATCACAAGTGACATACAACATTCAAAAGAGCTATTTAAACATAATCATACAAGCAGTAAAACTATTCAGTGAATATAGTGAGCATCTGGGGTGACTAGGCAAGGGTAGGCAACCAACAATACATTCTAAACGAATGCCTACCAGGTTCGGGAACTTAGGATCACCACAGTAAGACAACCAGGCTGTAGGCTACAGAGATGAGGTGCGCTACCGGCACAACCGCAGTCGCTAGTCGCAAAAACACACGGTTGAGCTGCAACAAAATACAACGTGGAATAAAGCTATGCGTCACTGAATCAGTCACCACGACAGAGGTAAAGCAATACTGCAATACTGGTTGTGATTACCAGGATTAACATCCCGCCAGTGTGAATGTCTGTTTATACTGATAAAATAAGTAACACATAAGACGCGTTGACTGAAACGACACAAATGGTACAGCAGATGAGTTCGGAGGGACAGCAACGAGAAAGCAGACACCAAACGCCGACACCAAACAATTCTCCCAGCAAGACAGCACAGGTGAGCTTTCGCGGGGTCATTAATTTAAAAGACGAATGCCCTACGTCAGGTAAGCCTCGCAGTCAGGTGAAGGCGGAGCATAGGCAGGGATCTTTGGACATGTAGTACACTTGATCTACCCGTTACATCCAT comes from Alosa sapidissima isolate fAloSap1 chromosome 18, fAloSap1.pri, whole genome shotgun sequence and encodes:
- the LOC121689838 gene encoding uncharacterized protein LOC121689838, whose product is MVEESLSGQLLYMMGVLLAVFSMSMSTSVVVREGQSVQMNCSFDVKETGFTSVTWLRQTDQSTPVSILTALYNYQKNDARKANYHNGFSSKRFTWTIVANSIYTLQIRDVSVSDSGLYYCGMQPVDHMVYHNATYLTITDQTDAEPTEKVKEEGSLPAGRFCSGVCGTVVLVLGVLSAVLNVVLFILILTKHRGGLRQNTESSGQAHSPPAQVQDSDSMNYAALTFSGKKKKRSNFNLQTDNPHVIYAATR